The sequence tctcttttttttttttttttttttttttggtgttaAGATGGGTGGTTTTACAAAACCAGAGTGGTTTGGTCTAAATTGTTGTCGAATTTTGATTGGTCAATGAAGGGTGTCTGTGATGTATCCTTTTGGCTGTCACCATCCTTGGTTTTTTAGGCCACACCCTTAAAGGGACCTATTtgtaaatttcaaatatattatattttgctatattgttgtgttttttgttttcatatattgaaaaattttcttttatactaTGGTTGGATGTATGATGATGTGAAACAGTTAAATTACTGACATGAAATTTACCCTTCGTTTTTAGCATATTTATGCAATCAATTGCCATTTCTTGTTGTGTACTACAATACTTTTGTTTTTCCTCTAAAGTGGCCTTCTTCCTTCCATATTTCTCTCCAAATACTTCCATATTCCTCATGTTTTAATCAACCCTATTATGGGTATTTTAGTCATTCTGCTTTGGAACTTTAGGGTTGTTTTTCGGTTGGCATCTCTCTATCGTTTGGCCGACCTATTTCCATAAAGGTTGTAACTTTATGTCACTTCTTCTACAAATGTTAGTTGTTCGTTTTTGTAGTCTCTAAAGAGGAGAATGAAGTAATTAACTACTGCCACTGtggttgttttgtttttttttcttttaatacaaCAACTACAGTGTTGGAAATTAAACGTAGCTCTGATCTCTAGAAACGAAAaacatataacaaaacttcAAAATCTATCGATAATAATCACTGATAGATTGTTATCCACgacactgatagattttgccatatatatatgaatttttttaaaaaaatagcaaaataaattaaaatatttacgaactataacaaaaattttaaattttttcaacGATTCAACTTCTATCGCTGTCTATTAATGCAACTGATAAAAGaatatcaatatctatcaaatgtttgttatttgtagaatctgaaattttgctatagtttataaatatttcgtcaattttactattttcttttttataattcctatatatatatatatattatatttaatcatcacttattatatatattcttgatcttaaaaaaaaaaaaaagagagaaaaaaagttaGTGGACGAAAAGTTGGTAAAATTAGGCTTATTTTATTCTCTCCCTCTTGCGATATTAAATCTCTACATATTCTTTCTGATATTTATGTCAAACGTCAACgcaacaaaaaaataaaaacttgttGAGCATTGGAATATTCTTAAATTATTTTCTAGCCACTATTTTCACTaatattattttgtttctttaaaaataaaaaaataaaaatactaaCTCTGCATCTCTTAATTTTATTAGtaaactatttcttttttataataaatatttcttgaattttttttcgTGCAATTAAAATATTGCTCTACTTTAAactaatcttaaaaaaaaaaaaaaaaaaaagtagtgcCCATACTCTATCTATATTTTAATTGTACTTTTCCAATAGTTTATATTTTGGTCCCTATAACACACactcacatactttttaatatCTTACTTTGGTTAtgtattcatatatatatatatatatagagagagagagagagtatgCTTTCAAATAATTAAGTTTATGAATATGACCCTCTAAGTATTAATGTAACTTGAACACTTGAACAACAATGGTTAATTAATGTAATTAATGACAAAAATCAACAGTAGGATACCcttcataaaaaatatataacggAAAGATAAGGTAAAACATaaccaaaattcaaatcaactcATACACTATCATTAGTTTAGTAAATATCGTGTTAACTAACATAACTCAATTAATGTAaatgttctatcgttgatcttTTAAGTTTAGAggtttgattatatatatatatatgtgtgtgtgtgtgtatgtatgtatatttgataatttttaataattaatattaagttTAGTTTTGGTCAATAATTCAATAAATAGATTCCTTCAAATTGAAACCATTAGGGTCATTGACACACAATTTAGGGTTTCTATTTCATATACAAAAGTTGACCACATGGCATGCAAACACCTTGATCTCTTCAACTTtttgagaaattaaaaaacaaacaaagaaaagaacaaCCTTAAGATATCTTTAATTTAGGTTTGACCTCTATACTTTTATGTGTTGTTATATGCCATCCAATCTTAAAAGAGTTTCTAATAATAAGTTTATGAATGGCAAGAAGTACTTTTGGTTTAATACCAAATGTAAttaaaagttctttttttttctatgaaaAACCGATGTAATAACTCTCCAAACcctagaagagaaaaaaaaaaaaaaagattttggaattcaaattgaacataaaagtttaatttaaaaattagacTTTATAATCAAACCAAAATTTTGAGTTGTTCGAAACGGACGAAGTCGAGTTGTGTATGCACTTTCAAAAACCCTAGAAAAATGGTGATGGAATTTTCACATATTAGTAGGGTTTGATGGCAATAGAtagccaaaaagaaaaagggtggTATATATAATTACTATGAAAGAGGAAACTTTCCTACAAGGGTTTGTTTTTTTGTCAAAGATTAAAGAGAGGAAATAAGAGAAAAGAGTGTAGAAATTGAAATTGCAGATAGTAAGGGTAAAGTATAGAAATTGAAATTAGAGATAATAAGGGTAAAGTTAGGGTATCTTTTCAACCCCATCTTTGACCATTTTGATTGCCCTAATTTGGTTATGAAACAcactctctctttttctttaaaacatttataatatattccCAAAACGTGGTGCTTTATCTACCTCTtacttctcttcttttctttctaccCCTTAATTATCTCTCTTATCTTTCCCATTCAAGAAAGATACACACACTTAAAGTTTCAATATACACTATTATCAACTACATGAAGACATCCTAAGTGTACGTGTAATTTTGTAACCCACTCTTTAGTGCACGATATAATCGTTAGTGGTTTAGTCCGATTGgaaatttattttctctttatAGCGTGTCTTTTGTTCTTACCGAAGACAGTATTTGTAGTTAGTTTAGTTGTTCATAacatttaagaaaaatattatatGAAGTTTATTAATTATcgaattcaaaaattaaaatgaaaaatttaaaacttcttTGATAATTTGACCATAAAATTTATGAAATGGTTTCATACATCATTTGAAAGTGttgtattttcttattcttttgataCCATATCAAATAAACTACTAAGGTTTTGATCTAGCCCTTCAATATTTATTCAAAACACTGTTGATAGTTTAagaataattttcttttcctattGTGACATCCCAAATTACAAAAAGATAATTGGAATTTGAATCTTGAgcataatatttatttattttgttagttagattaaaatatatatatatatatatatataatatccaAATTTTATATCAACAATAGTGACAATGTTTTGAAATATCCATTTTCTAGaatcatttttctttcaaaagaaaaatagtgaGAAAATGGATTTCTAAGTCTATCATCATGAATgattcaaaaagaaaagaagaaatttatgaTTCCTTATTTGACATAAAGATTTTTTTAACTTTAGATGTCCAATTCCTTGCCACGTGTCTTCTCACCATACCTTCCTTGAATTAAAACCTTTAATTCCAcacttttttaattaattgcaaaaaaaaatgttgaaactAAGCCCAAATTAATTGATGATGGGCCTTAATTTTAGGCCCAAATTTACATATGGGCTGAAGCCTCGTTCTCTTTTCACAACTATTTTGTttccaattttaatttctttttttaaaaatatttttgtttaaaaattaaaaaaaaaaaaaaaaaaaaaaaaaaaaaaaaaactctttggTCATTATATTTTCAAGTTCGTATATAGTTTTAGTTGTGAAAAATAGTGTtaagattaattaaaattcaataCATATAGGTAAATTGATAATAGAGTTCTTTGTGAATTTTAGGAaagaaaaatgcaaaaaaaaacaatagaatttCTTTTAATGGAAAAGgcaatatataattaaaaatataatttagagAGTTCATAATTACAAGTTTTCATCTATTATAGATGAGTACAAGCTAGAGATGATAAgtaaaatgagaaacgtttgATAGTTGAGATACAGaccaagtttcaaattcaaatacTAGATTATTGTGATCTCTTAATAACATTAAGAATCGAGCACGGGATTAAGTTAATTAACCGACATTATTCAAAAGCTATATGATATATAAGatggtttcttcttcttttttttttttttttttttttttttttgtgggtaGAAGACTATAtgatttaattttgagtttaggtCATAATTTTAAATCATCCAGCCAAGGTGAAATGCATTACTGTTGACATTTTGGGATGGATCAGATCCGACATGATTCAATCCCATTGAGCCAATAGAATTGTACCTGAACAAACCCcacaacacaaaattaaaattttacataaacaaataaattatatgaactagattgaaattatttatatatatacccAATTTGTAAAGTGGGAGTGTGTTGAATTCTGGGGTGGAAGAAAGCATCCGACTGTGAAGCAACACCACGGCTCGGATACTCCATGTTGTGCCCTCCTCCGGCGCCGCCTTCCCAGCCCCATGCCGCAGCTGCTGCCACCGCCACTTGCGCACTGCTTTCTTCCAGCTGCACTCATAGTTTCATACATTTCGAAATCCAACCCCGCTAAGAGTGAGTTTGAGATGACTTCCTCGAAACCATCGTAAGATTATATATAACGATAACTTGAATGAATAAAAATGATTAATTACATTTCATCGATAAATCTTACTGTATACACAAACCAACTCGActtataattttgtttaaatatttacTATATCGATCCTTTTAATTTCTAGgttaaatattcaaaaaaattttgaaaaattaaatagaaattatTTCGGGAGTAATCTATTTGTTTCGTGATACGCTTCAAGAACATACAACACAAATATaacttaaaagaaataatttttcGAAAAACAGAAAAGTTTATCACGTGACAAACTGTGGTTGGACAACTGAGTGAGATGCACAAATATAAACACAACCCAAATTGCactcaaatatataaaaaaagaaccGTATCCCACAAAACAAACTTGTTCTTTTTTACCTTCTTTTTTAATCCTCGATTGTCCTCGACAAGCATATGCTCCTGCCATGCACACTAAAGTGTTAATGTACAAAAGCTTCATCATCAACCATATATCTTGTTCATATATCATGGTCGAGAGATTTGTTGTAGTATATATATGAAGATCAAGTATAAATTTATGTGTATGGTAtcaattaaaacatatataagttcattttttctaaacaaaaacaattaaaaagagagagagagagagagaaagtacCTTTTGTTGAAGTTCTGCGAGTTGGGCAAGTAGGCTTTGTGTCTGTTTAAAGGGAACAACAATGTAATATAAACTTGTGTAATGATAATATAACTTATAAGACTATGTGTATTGTTATTGTTATGATTATTAAAGTATACCTTAGTGGATCTAATGCGCTCCAAGGATGTCTCCAGTTGATGTTCAAGTTGCTCAAGTTCTTGGGCATTCAGTGGACCTAAATCTTCTCCCAAAAGGTTTCTATATATAATAATGTAACACAGTAgaattcaaattcaaaaactTAACTAAAGAATCTAAACAATTGTTATTCCATTCAGGTTCCATTGATAATTAATACCGCAGTCTAATTCTATACCATGAAACATGTAGTGCATCCATGGATTTCTCTTGCATATAAAATTAGGGCAAATGGGcaattctttctctttttcattaTGGAGAAAATGTTAactaaaaattttatatatatatatatatatctatgtaTACCTCTGAGATTGTTGCATGAATTCAACTGTTGCTTTTAGATTCAGATAGTCATCAAAGCTCTGTGGCTGCTTGCGGGAAACatcaaaaataatatatatatcataaagcCTAGGTAAAAAAGTAGACCAAGATATATATGCTACAATAATGcttgttatatatatttatatatttaagaCACAATATCCTATGATTGCATAATATTATTGGTCAGAATCATCACAGCCAAAAATCTTATATATTGTCTGTCATATGATGTTTTGAAAGACATTGAGAGTTAAAAGGAGTGTGTGTTAGGGTCTGGATGTATCTCCAAACATATTTCTGGACTTCATTTATTCATGATTTAGCAAAATTTATATTTAGGTTTGTTTTTTAATAGAATCAAcaattttcattaagaaaaaaataaaataatgtttaGATTATATCATATGATAAAAAATAATACAAGTCTATAAAACTTTACCATCTAAAGAAAGAATTTCCAACTAGGTAAAATGTTACccaaaaatattacaaaataagTTCGAAACCGAAGACAAAAGGCTATACACTTACTTGATTCTCACTTACTTGATGGGTAGCATTCATTATACCATAACTACACCTTCGATATTTCTCGAGCGTTTTAGTCATGCTTATCACAAACaaaacaagaagaaaagaaaaactaaaggGATTTAGGATAAATATTAATCAATCAACATATCACTCTCATAAACATTAAAGTCAATACATTACATAACAAAGTTAATTAGAACTTTTCTTAACATTTATCTACCAACAACCTTTCTCTAACTATATCCAATGATCTTCTTTAATGTAATAATAACGTAACCCCAAATATatgattttataaaacaaaaaggATAACAACATCTCTTTTATCCAACTTTTAAAGtgctccaaaaaaaaaaaaaaggaagaaaaattgaagaaaCAAAATGCACAATAGGCAAAAAGATACACTTTCTTCAAAGATATAAACAATATATGACAAAACCCTATCAATAAAGAAAACAGAAGGTGAATATATAATTGCTACTGATTACTACAAAATTCATTAGAACAAAGAAGACCATGAAAaggattttatttatttttatttactttctgTTTTTTTGGTGTTGGAATAATTATTTTAAGTCTCTCAGCTTTCAAACATCATGTCTCTGATCTGCCACAGAAATCACAACAGTAAACAATCAAAGTACAAACAAAGTACTTTTTAGTTCTTAACAAATTTTCAGAAttttaataactttttattttacacagtccccaataattaaacaaaaaataataatattggtTAATATCCTGAATCACTCCTCAAAACTAGGGGGAAAATGATGAACTCCCAACTTTCCTTCTTTTAGCCATAATAATCCatcttgaaaattttgaagaaacacacaacaaaaaccaaaattaaacaataattaTACATTTCATGTTATCAAATCACTTCCAAGGACCccaaatagtaataataataataataaaaaaaaaaaaaaaaacccataaaCCCATATCATATATATCTCTACAAAGATTAGAATCTAAAAGGGTACTGATCATCTCTCTTAATTAAGAACTAAACATAACATTATATATTAAACTCACATCCCATAAATCTTACAATAgttaatattttttcaaattatttgatACAACAATTA comes from Cucumis melo cultivar AY chromosome 12, USDA_Cmelo_AY_1.0, whole genome shotgun sequence and encodes:
- the LOC103494064 gene encoding agamous-like MADS-box protein MADS2 — its product is MGRGRVELKRIENKINRQVTFAKRRNGLLKKAYELSVLCDAELALIIFSNRGKLFEFCSGSSMTKTLEKYRRCSYGIMNATHQVSENQPQSFDDYLNLKATVEFMQQSQRNLLGEDLGPLNAQELEQLEHQLETSLERIRSTKTQSLLAQLAELQQKEHMLVEDNRGLKKKLEESSAQVAVAAAAAWGWEGGAGGGHNMEYPSRGVASQSDAFFHPRIQHTPTLQIGYNSIGSMGLNHVGSDPSQNVNSNAFHLGWMI